The following proteins come from a genomic window of Athalia rosae chromosome 1, iyAthRosa1.1, whole genome shotgun sequence:
- the LOC105686937 gene encoding uncharacterized protein DDB_G0290685-like, translated as MEIAKQDQNVKNNENSENDGSGEQVENAGNYKVYSEMDRNSENDEDGKSENDKDGGNDEDCKNYGNGEYDGNGGKVENCEYDGKSNNDENVENDEESVGNYENDEIAENYKYVVNSENSEKVENVEFNENGWNDEKVGTVKNNEKSEDYNIGENDDSSEENGKRKSKEDSGNDEDDKNDENIENDEDGQKVTNVENDGTSNDYENGGNDEKRVDDDIVGKVQDVRNDGIGENEEMV; from the exons ATGGAAATCGCGAAACAGGaccaaaatgtgaaaaataacgaaaacagTGAAAATGATGGAAGTGGTGAGCAAGTTGAAAATGCTGGAAATTACAAA gtTTATAGTGAAATGGACAGAAATAGTGAAAATGATGAGGATGGAAAAAGTGAGAACGACAAGGATGGTGGAAATGACGAAGATTGTAAAAATTACGGAAATGGTGAATATGATGGAAATGGTGGAAAGGTCGAAAATTGTGAATATGatggaaaaagtaataatGATGAGAATGTTGAGAATGATGAAGAAAGT GTCGGAAAttacgaaaatgatgaaattgctGAGAATTATAAATATGTTGTAAATagtgaaaatagtgaaaaggtcgaaaatgttgaattcaatgaaaatggtTGGAACGATGAGAAGGTCGGAactgtgaaaaataatgaaaaaagtgaagattATAACATTGGTGAGAATGATGACAGTAGTGAAGAGAATGGGAAACGTAAAAGCAAAGAGGATAGTGGAAATGAcgaagatgataaaaatgacgaaaatattgaaaatgacgaagatgGTCAAAAGGTCACAAATGTCGAAAATGATGGAACTAGTAATGATTATGAAAATGGTGGTAATGATGAAAAACGTGTGGATGACGATATTGTCGGAAAGGTCCAGGATGTTAGAAATGACGGAATTGGTGAAAACGAGGAAATGgtttga
- the LOC125499766 gene encoding uncharacterized protein LOC125499766, with amino-acid sequence MIDPTYVRICHGPYISIEWKVIGFEAVRIILMLASEEALRDGSTVVVTINNVMAVPDLIGDNIILERCPPQEECFFLVSECLCVSVIREEKISSVFHILLKFVYLCSLLM; translated from the exons ATGATTGACCC aacctacgtacgtatttgtCATGGGCCGTATATCTCCATCGAGTGGAAAGTGATAGGATTCGAAGCCGTACGAATTATCCTCATGTTGGCATCCGAGGAGGCTTTGAGAGATGGATCAACAGTGGTGGTCACCATTAATAACGTGATGGCTGTCCCCGACCTGATTGGAGACAATATAATTTTGGAGCGGTGCCCTCCTCAGGAGGAGTGCTTTTTTTTGGTCAGTGAGTGTTTGTGTGTATCTGTTATCCGAGAAGAAAAGATTTCGAGTGTCTTTCAcatattattgaaatttgtaTATCTTTGCAGCCTCCTTATGTAG